The following is a genomic window from Pyricularia oryzae 70-15 chromosome 5, whole genome shotgun sequence.
GTCGTCGTGGATGACGACCTGAACTGTCACGGACAACAAACGCCAAGGATTTGTGACCAGCACAAAATCTATTTGTGCGATCCTCGACTTGGCCCATTTTTGAATTTTTGCAGCTCGGACTCGATGTCGATCCCTGCCTTTGCCGCTAGGGACAACTTGACTAATTCCAGAGCTTCTGATTGGCTGACCTCACTTGTCGTAGGGCCAAGTCTACCTACTGGTAAGGAATTTGCCAGCTTTGTTTGCTTCTATACCTTGACTGGGAATGTTGAAAACTATGCCTATGTCTGATACCAACTTTTTGCGTGTGTCAAAAGGCAGGCCAACAAGGAGTCGTTGGTGACAGATGGTGAAGTTTGAAGCCTGTCAATCGAATTCCCTAAACTACCTACACGTTGTTCCTGTTGACCGCGGTCATGATGCGTCCTCGGCAACTTCCAAAGCCTACGCGCTTGCCCTTGTCGCCACAGACGCCTCGCAGGGTGACAGTATCGCCGTCCTTCAAGAACCTCCTCGCGTCCATGCCGTAGAGCAAGACATCCTTCTTTCCACCATCTGTCATCTCCAACAGACTCCCCTTCTCGCCCGCTTCTGGCCCGCTGATGGTGCCCGATCCCAGCATGTCTCCTGCCCTCATGGAGCAGCCGCCCAGGGTGTGGTGAGCAATCATTTGCGGGAATGACCAGATGAGATGCTTGGAGCTGGTGCGAGTAACTGTGGTGGTGTCGCCTTCGGGAGCTGTTTGCAGATTCAAGTCAGTGAGACTGTCTAGGGCACAGAGGGGCAGCATGAATCATGGCAAATGATAACGGTTACTCACTTGTCAGGTCCACCTCGAGGTTTATATCAAGCACGGTATCCTCCCTATCCTCAGTAATATACTCCTGCAGTTTCACACCAGTGGACACGCTGGGCTTCGTCCGGAAGGGCTCCAGGGCATCCGCGAGCACCACCCACGGGCTGATGGACGAGCAAAAGTTCTTGCTGTTGAACGGTCCAAGCGGCACGTACTCCCAAGCCTGGATATCCCGCGCGCTCCAATCGTTGAGCAGCACGTAGCCAAAGATTCTATCAGCCGCGTTCTTGATGGACACCGACTCCCCGATCGGGTTTGTCGGCCCGCCGATGAAGCACCCCAGCTCCAATTCCATATCAAGCCTCCTGCAGGGAGCTGTCGTCGGCACTTTGGGCTCTGCGGCGGGGTCCAGCAGAATCTGGCCCCAGGGGCGAGTGACGGGCGTCCCCGAGACGACGATGGTCGAAGCTCTGCCGTGGTATCCGACCGGCAGGTGGGTGTAGTTGGGCTGCAGCGCATTTTCCGGACTCCTAAACAGGCACCCGACCGTGTACGCGTGGTGGTAGCCGGCGTAGAAGTCTGTGTAGTCGCCTATATCCATGGGCAGATGCATCTTGACCAAACGCTGCGACAAGAGGGCCTTTTCTCGTAGCTCAGCATTGTCTTTGAGGAAGCCTGGTGTCGACGTGTCTGTGGCCAACAAGCCTTGGATGGCTTCCCGGACTTGGCGGTGCACAGGCCTGCCGAGGGCTGCAAAGGCATTCAGCGTGGGGCGCGAGAAGATGCCCTTTTCGGCTTCTCTGAGCATTGGGAAGACATCATAAAAGTCGGCTTGCTGCTCGAGAACCTTGAGGTCAAGCACTGATGATCCAATGGCAATTGCTGCCCGGGGAGTTGTGTCGTGCTGGGTGCTGATGATTCCAAAGGGGATGTTTGCCAACGAAAACTCGCTGTCCTCGTCCACATCTGGCACCCACGTTCCTGACATTGTTGTCGAGTTCCAGATTTTATGATTAGGCAACCAAAGTGCAACCAGGTAAGCTACCAAGGGAGAAAATGACAACAAGTCAAAATTTGCAGGCCTGGTTTTTGAAATGTTGATGTTGCACGAAGCGTGTATGACGGTAGTCTTTGCGCAAGTGATCCGCGCGGGGTTCTAGAATCTAGTAACCAAGCCGATGCAGGCCGAGCCAAGGCGGAAGGTCCGGGCCCCACTTATATCCATCTAGCCCCATTGTCACCCACTTCAAGCCGGACCGTTGGTATTATCCCAGCGATATACTATCTAGGGCTAGAAGGAAATTATCTTGGTCAATGTTACTTGAATGTCCGAAGTTTACTGGCAACATTTCGGGAACAGCAGGTAAGCAAGATACTATTATAGTTTGTCCTTATAAGTATGGCAAGGCAGCCTTATGCTACATATTTGATCTTGAAAACCCAGCAGATTTCCTCATTGTCCAACAGCTTCTGATCGACTTTTATTTTCAAGCTCTTGTCGCCTCCTTGCCCTCCTGGAGAGCCTACGATCTTAAAGGCGAGTTTCTCGCCTCCTCCGACTCCGAGCAAGCTGACCTCATCACCCTCAAGAACAGGCACCGCCGCGGGTATGGTAACATAGCCATCACCACCAATCTTGGGCTTTTCCAGGAAGAGCGAATAGAAAGCATCCTTTGCCCGCGTAAATCTCACGTCCGGAGTTGCACCGTCACCACTGCCCACGACCTGACTCAAAGGGAACCAGTACGTCGTGTTGTAAATGCTAGCTTCGTGCCGTTTGATCCACCGCCCGGCAATTCTCAGGTTGTCAGCCATGATTGGCGCGATGGTTCCGTCGGGCTTCGGTCCGACGTTGAGCAGGAAATTGCCGTGCTTGGATACCATGTCCACGAGCGTGTGCACAATCGTCGTCGCGTTCATGTACTCCTCGTCCTGGGTGGCGCGGTTATACCCGTAGCTGTACGGGTCCATGCCCCTGTTGGACTCCCACTTGAAGTCCTGCGCGCTGCTAAAGGTCTGGTACTCTGGCGTGTCAAAGTCGGCCGCGTGCGCCGTCCCGCAGCGGCTGTTGATGGCCACCTGGCGGTTCTGCTTGCGGGCCTCGTTCCACCAGCGCGCGGCAAACTCTGCGGTGCCGTTGGAAGCGCCGCAGTCGCACCACATGATGTCGGTGCCGTACTTGTACGCCAGCGTCTCCATCTGCGGGACTTGGAGGTCTGATATGTAGTCATTGACGGGTATGTAGCCTGTGTACGGCTCCTTGACACCAGTGAAGGGGTTCAGAGCCAGGCCGCCCGTCCACGAGGTCGTGCCGGGGCTCTCGGTCTTGGGGAACTGGTCGAAACCGTACTTGGCCCAGTCTGGGTGAAACCACTCGGGTAGTGAGAAGTAAGTGCCTCGCTTCATGGTCGGATGGTACTTTGCGGCAGCCTCGAAAAGCTCGCCCAGCAGATCGCGCTTGGGGCCGTAGTGCAGGGATGTGCGGTTTGAGGTCTTGCCCGCGTCAAAGATGGCGAATCCATCGTGGTGTTTGGTGGTGAGGACGAAGTACTTTGCGCCTGCGTCGGCGATGAGATCAACAATCGCCTTGGGGTCATATTTATCCGCCTTGAATTCGGGAAAGGTATAGTCGTAGGCCCAGTCCTTGCCGTACGTCCTCAACCGGTGTTCTCTGAATCCTGAACGGTCTGCTGGGGGTGGGTGTGTAGAGTACCACCAGAACCACTCGGCGTAGCTCTCGTATGGGGTTGAGTTTCCTAGTAATCACAGACATGGTTAGCGATCAAGTTCCATAGAAATCCGACTTTAGCAGGAGAAacacaccccagcccgtgacCGCGTAGGGTCCCCAATGTAAAAAGATGCCAAACTTGGATTCGTCAAACCAATCAGGCGACTCATGCTTGGCCAAGCTTGAAGAGTCGGCAGTCCATTCGGTCAAGCCCACTTCAACGCTGGAAAATGTCTTGCTCTGCTCGGTCTTGCCGTCCATGACATGCGCAACCACATCCACGGGCTTTGCCGTTCCGCCCTTGACACCAACATATGCCTTTTGCTGATCACCCGGACACAGGCGCTGGACAAGACCTGGGCGCACCGTCGTAAACCCATCGCCGGTGAGCTCCACCGTCAACCCCTTGCCCGAAACACAGTCGGAGCCGGCGTTGTTCAGTGTGACCTCGACGACCTGCGTGTCGCTGTCCCACCACTTCTGAGTAGGACGCAGGCTCTGGACTTCAACAGCCGAGCCGCTGTACAGACTGATGGAGAAGATGTGCAGCCTACTCTCGGAGACGTTGGTCGTGGTCGGGAGGGTGATGGAGGCGAGCTGCTTGCCAGGCGTGAGGGCAGCGGAACGCTCAAAGATGTGCGTTGTGTTGTAGTTGACCTCTCCACGCCCGGTGTACCGGCTCGGCAGGATGATTTCTCCACGGTTGATGGTCAGGAAGTTGAAGAAGGACAGCGACCGCAGCTCGTACAGGGACGTGGTGTTGTCCGTGTAGGTAAAGGTCACGTTCTTGGACACGCTCGCGGTCTCTAGGTCGCCTGCCACCAAGAACGAAGCACTGAAAAAGGATCCCTTGTCGGCAGGCGGTGCGTGGATCGTCTGCCCGGCGCAAATGACATTGTCGGGATTCCCAGGTCCAGTGTAGCCGGGGAAGCTGTACTCAATGCCGGTTTGGGTAGATGTGTAGACCTTGCTTTTGAAGCCAGGGTCTGGGTACGAGTCGTTTTTGACATCAAAAGCCGCCTCTAGTGGTTTGCTCCCGAATCCCTTGTTGTTCATGAGGGTGCTTAGATCCAAGGGCATGGATTTGCCATTGAGGCCTGCTGCTTCAGCCGCCTGTGCGGCGCAGAGGCCGATCACAATGGGTCGAGCCCAGCCTAGCATCCTGAACGAAGGTGAATAGAATTCACCAATTCAATGGGTGACCCGTGGAAAGTCAAACGAAAAGCGGCACGGGAGACATGACCTAAAGTTAGCTTTTGAACCATTTTTTGGTGCCCCTTCGGATCCCCCTTCGGGGTAGTCCACGCTGCCCTAGATCCCCCATTCCCTGTTGGATCGTCCCCACGAAAGCACTGTGACATCAGAGGAGCCATCAATTGACCCAAGGTAGGAGCCTGTCGAGGTAACGTTTCTCGCCTCTTATCAAAAAAGTTGATGGTTGATGGTAACGAAGACGGTCCGGGACTCCACTTCCCCGCACTCATCTCTTCTCCAACTGCGGGGGATGTAGGCTTGGAGTTTCCCCGTCGGATTTGGCGCGGAAGTCACGCCAAAGCAAAGTAGAATATCAGACTACGCGGTGCATAATCTGAAaagggaagaagaaaaaaggcaaaaaggTTAATGGGATGGGCATGACTTGGGGTGATGAAAAGTAATTATACAACTGACAATAGAGACGCGTCTTGGTGGTAGCTACCTACTGCTAGGTAGATAAGATGTGGAGAAAGGAAAACGCGCTAAGTGGAGCGAGTACGCTGATTTGCCAATTCAGGACATGGTCACTTTGGGCATTACTTCAACTTCAAAAGACAGCGCAAACAACAGCAGAGAACTGTGGTTCCGAGAATGTGGCCCTGACTTGGCGTATCTGGGTTGCCTTTTTATTCAAATTCTGGCCGTTGGTATCATTTTATCTTAATATCTCATCTCTACTATACTATTCTCGTCCTCCGATGACGGTCTCCCAATGCTACGGTCCCTGGAGTTGTTTATATCTGAatactgggtctgataacaACCCTTGATATATCAACTGCAGGCTCCACCGAAATGCTCGACTGAAAATAGATATATCAAGTCAGCGGCTCAAGGCACTGTGGGATTATATCAGTGTCCATATTCCGTCATTGAGGAATATTATACCAACAAGGAAATAAAAGGAGAGACCAAAAACATGCTGCTGTGAGGAGTTGAACCTGATCCTCCGATCGAAGGTCTCCAGAAGGAAAATAAGTACCGGCGCTTATACAAGGCACCCGTGAAGGGATAGGGGCGTGCACCACTACACCACCCCAGCTGGAGATTTTTGATGGGAATGACTGGCAGTCAGTCATTTACGAGTTGCGGAAGCAGTTGACAGGCTCGACATTGTGTGGTGATTGGCGTGTTTGGTAGGTAATTCAGAAGAGGAAGGAAACATTTGGGTTGGTTGGTCATGGACTCTGGGGGTTGGAAGCAGGGACCCACAACTTGCTGGCAGCTATAAAAATTTGAATGACTTATGCTGGCGCCCTTATTCTGAGGTATTGTTCCTTAAAGCAGAAGCAATATATATGCACAAGATATATCATTATACCTGTGCTGTAGAGCGTGACAACCCCAGTTCCAGTCTTTGATACAGTAGCATCATTGTGAGTAGTCTAATCGCTACAATTAATGTACGACCTGAGGATTGAACGCGTTACCTTCTATTCCAACAAATATAGTAAAAATGCGGCTCCCAAAAAATGGGGAAAAATTGAGGGCCAAAAATGAAACCCaaaaacatacaacaccgaggattccccagtggtcacccacctgagtactagttcggccctcactggtttgactaggggagagcggacgggatcccgtatattccagtgggtatggtcgtatgtgATTGAAAACGTTAGCAGACTTGTTTAAGAAACGTTGTGCATTGTATAAAGCGTGCCGGCTGACATGTGCGCAACCCATATCAAGGAGCCATGTACATATATAGGCTTGCATAATGCGAACCAAAAGAAGCGAATCATGACAGCTGCCGTCGGGACCCAGTCGCATAGGGCTGAAAATCACCCGACGGGTCTTGACATGGCTACAGCTCAGTTTGACAAGGTCGACAAGGATGGAAGGGACGATGGCACCGGGAAGATACCCGACTTGCGCTTGTGCAGCGGCTATTACTGCCCCTATTCCGAGGTCAGGCTAGAACAAGAGCCGTGTGTAAAGTCTTCCCAGTTTCAGTAACCACAAACGCTGAACATCAAAGGTTGAAGCTATTAACAGAgcttctggccatggccaaccATAGTGTGCttgtataaaaaaaaataagaaaaataagaaaaagaagcccCCACACTGACTACGTCTGTCTTTTTTAACCCACATGAAAACACTTTCTGTATCCTAGGTCGTTTGCAACAAAAAGGTGGTGAGGATTTGGTATCTCATTTTCTGATATCCGTCATATCGAGCTGGAAACGAAACTCGATCACAAAGCTCACCCTTAGCAAGACGATCATCCGGTACAGTAGGAGAAGCACAAAGTTGACGACTACTGCGTTTTTCGTCACTCTCTAAAGTAATAGTCGTCTTATCGCTGCCGGTGGTGTCATTTACGTACCCAGAGACCTCGTCGTCAAGACCATTACGAGACTTGACAGTCTCACTCTCGGCTTGAAGCTAGGACTCCTCCCCTGAAGTTCTTGCAAGATTTGGAGCGCTCGGCGGAGGGAAGCACTCGATCACCGTGCTGAGACCCTGCTGCATAATCCGGCTTCCAAGGTAGAGCCGTACGACGCTCGACAAAGGTGGAAGAGCTAGCCTCTCAAGGCGGCGAGCAAAATGCCCGTGGTCGAATCCCCAGGACCAGACCTCAACGAGTGATATCTAGATATGGGGACCATAGCCAGGTGCAGCTAAATGTGACCAGAGGCAAGGGTCAGGAACAGGCTGAACAGTCTGTCCGCTATGCTGGAGAAAGATAAAGATCAGTTGAATGGATTAGTAGGCGAAGACGCTGGCATCAAGTCATAGCCGGCTTCCTGGCTAGGTCACACCTTGAAGTAATCCCCTTCGGAAAGTTATGCAGGACATTGCTCACTCGGGGCAGGcagtaagtacctaggtagtaggAAAGTAGCATAGGCATTTTGGCGACCCAGAGCAAAAAGCTGTGTGTTACCCCCAAATCATCTCGACATGCAAAAAGTCAAAATATATGAACAACTGCATTGTCCCTAGGCGGCATCGAACCGTCGACCTTCAGATTACCcatttattatataaatgGTCATAGAAACTATGAGACTGACGCTCTGCCACTGAGCTATAGAGACTGATGATTATTTGGTGGATGATGGCGGCGGTTGCGGGCTGCATTATGTGGGCAGAGTGGGTAGAGTGGCTACTGTTTAGGGCTTTGGCGGATCCCGTCGATACCAAGCTTAACATGGATCTCCTCGGAACTGATCGGGATAGGTCTATGGCAGAGAGAGAATTCAAGGTAAAGAggcagcaaaaagaaaaagaaaaagcaaaagttTAGGCGTGTGCGGTTTATGTGGATCGAACACATGACCTTCAGATGTAGGGCTGAAGTGGACTTCAGTCTGACGCTCTCCCAACTGAGCTAAACTCGCAACCATAGAGTTGCATCATGGACGTATGGCATCTATGAAAGCCAGGATCTCGGTGCCTCTCCGTGCTGACCGGCCTCTGCGAGGGACAGGTACCCAGCTTGTAAGACCTGTCAGATGAAAAACCGCTTTATGCTGGAGATTCTGCCATTCCCATCGGCAAATTAGATAGCTTAGAGATACATGAAAAGGAGAGACGACCAATGGAGAGAAGTCCCGGGACAAAACACAAACAATTCGAAAGAATTTCTCCTCGAGAGTTAGGTAGACCTCGGACTCTGCCTCAAATACAGGACAAAGTATGAAGCTGCTCCAGCAGTACCGTAGGGCCTGGCAATCAATACCAAAACCAACAGTTGAAGGTAACGGGATCGCAGTTTTGATGTGTGGTAGTGTTGTGCTGCACAATTGGCAGGAGTCTGAGGGGCCAACCAGAAGTAACGTGTGGAATCGTGCCAGAAGGTGCAAGAGTAAACAGACATTAAAACGAGAACAAATACTGCGTTCGGCCGTACCCTACTGACCAAACTGGAGGTCTCGGGAGAAGTTGGTTTTGCTTTGGGACCTCTTTCAACCAGGCCGCTGTACTAGTTGGAAGTTATGCTTGCGTTACGCAGTGCGCTTCGACACTGGATATCGTTCTCGTTATAAAACTCAGATAACCATGATAGAAGGTATAAATCGCATATATCAAAGTTTGAAGGCATTAAAAGATGTATATAGGCAGGAAAATAGGTATATAGGTGGTACACAGTCGATTAGATAAGTGGTTAGGTGGGCGGTCTAAACATCTCCGTGTTTATACGAGGTGGTCCCCAAAGTGACTGCTGACTGCTATAATTAGTTACTGTCTTACAAATGGCTCCCTTTTCTACGGTGCAGGGCAGACTCATCATTGATAGCTCCAGAACGCCTTACAATTTATTGCTGTCCATCCGAGATAACTTGTATCATGAAGTGATCACATAAACTATCGTCGAGTGCCCATAGACGATTACAAGGTGAGTGTATCCACATTTATCCTGCTCAGCAGCTAGCACGACTACACAAACataaacaccaaaaaaacaaatgcaGCATCACCAAGGGCACAGCAAAAACCAAAACTGTGGGCCCCTACAAGATCTGCTGTCTGTTTGATGACCGTAGCTGGCTTGGCCCGCAGCACGCAGCGGCCCGaggcaagcaaggcaaggttgtgtttttttttttttttttttttttgggatgcGCGCCAATCATGACGGGGATCGACATGTGGTTGGCAAGTCAAATCCCATGCTTTCCCGGCCTACCGGCAAGCCGGCTTGTATTTACAAGGTTGGCGAGTGATCTACGAATCAGTGTCCGAACTGCTGGCATATCCCAAACAAGCTATttgcggggggggggggggggggggagcagaaaaaaaaaagaaaaaagagagaaaaaaggaaaacgcATGTAGATCAATCACCGTTCTCGTCAAAATGTGTCCATCACTTTTCAACCAGGGGGAGCCCGGTATGGGATTTTGGCTATTGTCAAGAGTCATTGAATATGATCAAATGGTGAACACATATGGACAGGAATGCGGAGTATTATACACGCAGACGCTGATCAATGAATCGTGGAAAAAGGCACATGACGTAGTCTAGTCTCCCCATCATTATCAGCTTCCAGCCTTGTGTTATTCCCAAGTCACAAACTCCACAAGCGGTCATGTTGAAAGGGATAAAAGTAAAGAATATCATTTGGCGTGAAAAAGACCCATGCTTCCTCATAATGCCTAACATGCAAAACTATGAACTATGTGCCCGCCCAATATGTACaggagaaaaaaggaaaagaacaaagaaaaagacatgATTAGGAGCCATCACTTCCTGGTGAGGCTGGTTGCAAAAAGCGACTGGTATCAATGAGATGCCATGGCAAGAAAcggaaaagggaaaaaaaagtttttgAGCAAAAAAGGCGTACCACCAACAAGCGAGATTCCAA
Proteins encoded in this region:
- a CDS encoding fumarylacetoacetase, whose protein sequence is MSGTWVPDVDEDSEFSLANIPFGIISTQHDTTPRAAIAIGSSVLDLKVLEQQADFYDVFPMLREAEKGIFSRPTLNAFAALGRPVHRQVREAIQGLLATDTSTPGFLKDNAELREKALLSQRLVKMHLPMDIGDYTDFYAGYHHAYTVGCLFRSPENALQPNYTHLPVGYHGRASTIVVSGTPVTRPWGQILLDPAAEPKVPTTAPCRRLDMELELGCFIGGPTNPIGESVSIKNAADRIFGYVLLNDWSARDIQAWEYVPLGPFNSKNFCSSISPWVVLADALEPFRTKPSVSTGVKLQEYITEDREDTVLDINLEVDLTTPEGDTTTVTRTSSKHLIWSFPQMIAHHTLGGCSMRAGDMLGSGTISGPEAGEKGSLLEMTDGGKKDVLLYGMDARRFLKDGDTVTLRGVCGDKGKRVGFGSCRGRIMTAVNRNNV
- a CDS encoding tissue alpha-L-fucosidase, whose amino-acid sequence is MLGWARPIVIGLCAAQAAEAAGLNGKSMPLDLSTLMNNKGFGSKPLEAAFDVKNDSYPDPGFKSKVYTSTQTGIEYSFPGYTGPGNPDNVICAGQTIHAPPADKGSFFSASFLVAGDLETASVSKNVTFTYTDNTTSLYELRSLSFFNFLTINRGEIILPSRYTGRGEVNYNTTHIFERSAALTPGKQLASITLPTTTNVSESRLHIFSISLYSGSAVEVQSLRPTQKWWDSDTQVVEVTLNNAGSDCVSGKGLTVELTGDGFTTVRPGLVQRLCPGDQQKAYVGVKGGTAKPVDVVAHVMDGKTEQSKTFSSVEVGLTEWTADSSSLAKHESPDWFDESKFGIFLHWGPYAVTGWGNSTPYESYAEWFWWYSTHPPPADRSGFREHRLRTYGKDWAYDYTFPEFKADKYDPKAIVDLIADAGAKYFVLTTKHHDGFAIFDAGKTSNRTSLHYGPKRDLLGELFEAAAKYHPTMKRGTYFSLPEWFHPDWAKYGFDQFPKTESPGTTSWTGGLALNPFTGVKEPYTGYIPVNDYISDLQVPQMETLAYKYGTDIMWCDCGASNGTAEFAARWWNEARKQNRQVAINSRCGTAHAADFDTPEYQTFSSAQDFKWESNRGMDPYSYGYNRATQDEEYMNATTIVHTLVDMVSKHGNFLLNVGPKPDGTIAPIMADNLRIAGRWIKRHEASIYNTTYWFPLSQVVGSGDGATPDVRFTRAKDAFYSLFLEKPKIGGDGYVTIPAAVPVLEGDEVSLLGVGGGEKLAFKIVGSPGGQGGDKSLKIKVDQKLLDNEEICWVFKIKYVA